A portion of the Streptococcus sp. Marseille-Q6470 genome contains these proteins:
- a CDS encoding GlsB/YeaQ/YmgE family stress response membrane protein — MLGSMFVGLLIGLLAGAITNRGERMGCFGKMFLGWIGAFLGQLLFGTWGPILADTAIIPSVLGAMILLAIFWERGS; from the coding sequence ATGCTTGGAAGTATGTTTGTCGGTCTTTTGATCGGACTATTAGCAGGAGCTATCACCAATCGTGGAGAACGAATGGGATGTTTTGGAAAAATGTTCTTGGGCTGGATTGGAGCTTTCTTGGGTCAGTTACTATTTGGAACCTGGGGACCTATCCTAGCTGATACGGCCATTATCCCATCAGTTTTAGGAGCCATGATTTTATTAGCCATCTTCTGGGAAAGAGGAAGCTAG
- a CDS encoding DUF308 domain-containing protein: MKFSNRLLLFLAGVVFVLLGLFLFTNPVANLVAYSWWIAFDLLVSSIAAILGYFSAPKELRSPVYLFQGFVSLLLALYLVAYGFVTLPVVIPTIVGIWLIVEAIIAFFKGKRLGLIFPIIGSNITWVALLVFLLGLVILFNPVATGVFVVYVIAFSFLVTGFTYIIEAFRK, encoded by the coding sequence ATGAAATTTTCTAATCGTTTACTGCTATTCCTTGCAGGAGTTGTTTTTGTCCTTTTAGGACTTTTCCTATTTACAAACCCAGTAGCTAATCTTGTTGCTTACAGCTGGTGGATTGCATTTGATTTACTGGTTTCTTCTATAGCAGCTATTTTAGGCTATTTCTCTGCACCAAAAGAGCTTCGCTCACCTGTTTATCTTTTCCAAGGGTTTGTTAGTCTTCTCTTAGCTCTTTACCTCGTTGCTTATGGCTTTGTGACCCTGCCGGTCGTCATTCCGACCATTGTAGGAATTTGGTTAATTGTAGAAGCCATTATTGCTTTCTTTAAAGGCAAACGTCTAGGATTGATTTTCCCTATTATTGGTAGCAATATCACGTGGGTAGCCTTGCTTGTATTTTTACTAGGTCTAGTGATTCTGTTCAATCCAGTGGCTACAGGTGTCTTTGTCGTTTATGTCATTGCCTTTTCATTTTTAGTTACTGGCTTCACCTACATTATTGAGGCCTTTCGTAAATAG
- the queA gene encoding tRNA preQ1(34) S-adenosylmethionine ribosyltransferase-isomerase QueA translates to MNTNDFDFHLPEELIAQTPLEKRDASKLLMVNRKTGEFQDRHFHSIIEMLEPGDALVMNDTRVLPARLHGQKQETGGHVELLLLKNTAGDEWEVLAKPAKRLKVGTRVVFGDGRLSAVVTEELTHGGRIVRFEYEGIFLEVLESLGEMPLPPYIHEKLDDRERYQTVYAKESGSAAAPTAGLHFTKELLEEIQQKGVHLVYLTLHVGLGTFRPVSVDNLDEHEMHSEFYQLSEEAAATLRQVKENGGRVIAVGTTSIRTLETIGSKFDGQIQADSGWTNIFIKPGYDWKVVDAFSTNFHLPKSTLVMLVSAFAGRGLVLQAYQHAIDEKYRFFSFGDAMFIY, encoded by the coding sequence ATGAATACCAATGATTTTGATTTCCACTTGCCAGAGGAGCTGATTGCACAGACACCTCTGGAAAAGCGCGATGCCTCTAAGCTCTTGATGGTCAATCGCAAAACAGGAGAATTTCAAGATCGCCATTTTCACTCCATTATCGAAATGCTAGAGCCAGGTGATGCCCTAGTTATGAATGATACCCGTGTCTTGCCAGCTCGACTTCATGGTCAAAAACAAGAAACAGGGGGCCATGTTGAACTCTTGCTTTTGAAAAATACAGCAGGAGACGAATGGGAAGTCTTGGCAAAACCTGCTAAACGTCTCAAGGTCGGCACCCGTGTTGTCTTTGGAGATGGTCGCCTAAGCGCAGTCGTGACTGAGGAATTAACCCATGGCGGTCGTATTGTCCGTTTTGAGTATGAAGGAATTTTCCTAGAAGTACTTGAAAGTCTTGGAGAAATGCCTTTGCCTCCTTATATTCACGAAAAATTGGATGACCGTGAACGTTACCAGACAGTCTATGCCAAGGAGAGTGGATCAGCAGCAGCCCCAACTGCAGGGCTACATTTTACCAAAGAATTACTAGAAGAAATCCAGCAAAAAGGAGTTCACCTAGTCTACCTGACCTTACATGTTGGACTTGGGACCTTTAGACCTGTTTCAGTAGACAATTTGGATGAGCACGAGATGCACTCAGAGTTTTACCAATTGTCTGAGGAAGCTGCAGCAACCTTGCGTCAGGTCAAAGAAAATGGTGGCCGTGTCATTGCTGTGGGGACAACCTCTATCCGTACGCTAGAGACTATCGGAAGCAAGTTTGACGGCCAAATCCAGGCCGACTCTGGCTGGACCAATATCTTTATCAAACCGGGCTATGACTGGAAGGTGGTGGATGCTTTTTCTACTAATTTCCATTTACCCAAGTCTACCTTGGTCATGCTTGTCTCAGCTTTTGCAGGCCGTGGATTGGTCCTCCAAGCCTACCAACATGCTATCGATGAAAAATACCGTTTCTTTAGCTTTGGCGATGCCATGTTTATCTACTAA
- a CDS encoding aminopeptidase, with product MVLPNFKENLEKYAKLLVANGVNVQPGHTLALSIDVEQRELAHLIVKEAYALGAHEVIVQWADDFVNREKFLHAPMERLDNVPEYKIAEMNYLLENKASRLGVRSSDPGALNGVDAEKLSASAKAMGIAMKPMRIATQSNKVSWTVAAAAGLEWAKKVFPNAASDEEAVDLLWDQIFKTCRVYEEDPVKAWEEHAAILKSKAEMLNKEQFSALHYTAPGTDLTLGLPKNHVWESAGAINAQGEGFLPNMPTEEVFTAPDFRRADGYVTSTKPLSYNGNIIEGIKVTFENGQIVDITAEKGDQVMKDLVFKNAGARALGECALVPDPIPISQSGITFFNTLFDENASNHLAIGAAYATSVVGGAEMSEEELEAAGLNRSDVHVDFMIGSNQMDIDGIREDGTCVPLFRNGDWAI from the coding sequence ATGGTTTTACCAAATTTTAAAGAAAATCTAGAAAAATACGCTAAGCTTTTGGTTGCAAACGGTGTGAATGTACAACCTGGTCATACTTTGGCTCTCTCTATCGATGTGGAGCAACGCGAGTTGGCTCACTTAATCGTCAAAGAAGCTTATGCACTTGGTGCACATGAAGTTATCGTTCAATGGGCAGATGACTTTGTAAACCGTGAGAAATTCCTTCACGCGCCGATGGAGCGTTTGGACAATGTACCAGAATACAAGATTGCTGAGATGAACTACCTTCTTGAAAACAAAGCAAGTCGTCTCGGTGTCCGTTCTTCTGACCCAGGTGCCTTGAACGGAGTAGATGCAGAAAAACTTTCAGCTTCTGCTAAAGCTATGGGAATTGCTATGAAGCCAATGCGTATCGCAACTCAATCTAACAAGGTTAGCTGGACTGTAGCAGCTGCTGCTGGACTAGAGTGGGCTAAGAAAGTCTTTCCAAATGCTGCGAGTGACGAAGAAGCAGTGGACCTCCTTTGGGACCAAATCTTCAAAACTTGCCGTGTCTACGAAGAAGATCCAGTTAAGGCTTGGGAAGAGCATGCAGCTATCTTGAAGAGCAAGGCAGAAATGCTCAACAAAGAACAATTCTCAGCTCTTCACTACACAGCACCTGGAACTGATTTGACACTTGGCTTGCCTAAGAACCACGTTTGGGAATCAGCTGGAGCTATCAATGCTCAAGGCGAAGGTTTCTTGCCAAACATGCCAACAGAAGAAGTCTTTACAGCTCCTGACTTCCGTCGTGCAGATGGTTATGTTACTTCTACAAAACCACTTAGCTATAATGGAAATATCATCGAAGGCATCAAGGTGACCTTTGAAAATGGTCAAATCGTTGATATCACAGCTGAAAAGGGTGATCAAGTAATGAAGGACCTCGTCTTTAAGAATGCTGGTGCGCGTGCCTTGGGTGAATGTGCCTTGGTACCAGATCCAATCCCAATTTCACAGTCAGGTATTACCTTTTTTAACACTCTTTTCGATGAGAATGCTTCTAACCACTTAGCTATCGGTGCCGCTTATGCAACGAGCGTTGTTGGTGGAGCAGAGATGAGCGAAGAAGAACTGGAAGCTGCAGGACTTAACCGTTCAGACGTTCACGTTGACTTTATGATTGGTTCGAACCAAATGGATATCGATGGTATCCGTGAGGATGGAACATGCGTACCACTCTTCCGCAATGGAGATTGGGCAATTTAA
- a CDS encoding DUF308 domain-containing protein, giving the protein MEKILSLGLTGKKLLVQGFLFVLLGLILMVTGTWLPVTVIRLVLFLAWIATVLDLVLRIFKKSQSTDTLGVALVKLLVLGYLLGSNLATDIPIYVLALVIGVYQIFRATINLVTYVLYRKNNIRPRFRLLLDGILLVFLGGASLLSSTGNSVFQLFVLGAYFFLYGLSNIRDGFLFEGEIGKNHLKRRIRISLPIVLAALIPARTLAKVNKFMLENADQEEDIHLGIVKSGKTAELEIFVHTAETSLFSAIGHVDICYQGRVISYGNYDPSSETLFGMIGDGVLYFCDRDKYIDLCKRESQKTLFGYGIDLTPEMEKAIQKKLAELKQLTIPWEPSADKITTGDGKEDYTYAYKIRHETDGELYKFIKSKFKSYFVLSTNCVLLADTIVGQAGTDILSPKGFIAPGTYQAYLDREFEKPNSIVVSKHVY; this is encoded by the coding sequence ATGGAAAAAATTCTTTCTTTAGGTCTGACAGGTAAGAAATTACTTGTTCAGGGTTTCTTGTTTGTTCTGCTAGGTCTTATCTTGATGGTCACGGGAACTTGGTTGCCAGTGACGGTTATTCGACTGGTTCTGTTTTTAGCTTGGATAGCAACGGTCTTAGATTTAGTATTACGTATTTTCAAAAAAAGTCAGTCAACGGACACCTTGGGAGTTGCACTGGTTAAATTGTTAGTGCTGGGATATTTGCTAGGTTCTAATCTTGCGACTGATATACCGATTTATGTTCTGGCTCTTGTGATTGGAGTTTATCAGATTTTTAGGGCCACGATTAATCTTGTCACCTATGTTCTCTACCGTAAAAATAATATTCGACCTCGTTTTCGTCTCTTACTAGATGGTATTCTACTAGTTTTTCTTGGTGGAGCTAGTCTTTTGTCCTCTACGGGGAATTCTGTCTTTCAACTCTTTGTTTTAGGGGCTTATTTTTTCCTTTATGGTCTGTCCAATATCCGTGACGGTTTCTTATTTGAAGGGGAAATTGGGAAAAACCATCTCAAACGTCGTATTAGAATTAGCTTACCTATTGTCCTAGCCGCTCTCATCCCTGCAAGAACTTTAGCAAAAGTTAACAAATTTATGCTAGAAAATGCTGATCAGGAAGAAGATATCCATCTTGGAATAGTGAAGTCTGGTAAGACAGCAGAGCTAGAAATTTTTGTTCATACAGCTGAGACCTCCCTGTTTTCAGCTATTGGTCATGTGGATATCTGCTATCAGGGTCGTGTTATTTCTTATGGCAACTATGATCCGTCATCTGAGACCTTATTTGGTATGATAGGAGATGGTGTCTTATATTTTTGTGACCGCGATAAGTACATCGATCTATGTAAACGTGAGAGTCAAAAAACGCTTTTTGGTTACGGAATAGATTTGACACCTGAAATGGAAAAAGCAATTCAAAAAAAGTTGGCTGAATTGAAACAACTGACGATTCCATGGGAGCCAAGTGCAGATAAAATCACGACAGGTGATGGTAAGGAAGACTACACTTACGCTTATAAAATCAGACATGAGACGGATGGGGAACTTTATAAATTTATCAAATCTAAGTTTAAATCCTACTTTGTCTTATCCACAAACTGTGTGCTCTTGGCAGATACCATAGTCGGTCAGGCTGGAACAGATATCCTTTCACCCAAAGGATTTATCGCACCAGGAACTTATCAAGCCTACCTTGACCGAGAGTTTGAAAAACCAAATAGTATAGTCGTATCTAAACATGTTTATTAA
- a CDS encoding AI-2E family transporter produces MNLVKKYTPLILFIGLVTLVILNASSFISGAVSLFEVTSTLIYGAVIAFVLNVPMKKIEQYLVKLKVKAELRRPIAMVLVFLALILIVIALLVLVLPTLAQTISQLGTVLSTVLTQLGKLLGSSEFVTKDMLSTIVSGIQGQSSSISQALIGFLSGLTSNIGNIFSSLMNAFLIIVFTFLFLSSKEHLAAMTSRLLKVFLPEKVVIKLTYIGQVAIETYDQFLMSQLIEAVIIGVMIAVGYSVFGIPYGVMTGIFAGVLSFIPYVGPMIACVVGAIFIFTVSPTQALLSLLLYQVIQLIEGNLIYPRVVGQSIGLPALFTLAAASIGGNLFGLLGMIFFTPIFAVIYRLVKEFVVAKENQVD; encoded by the coding sequence ATGAATTTAGTAAAAAAATACACCCCGTTAATACTTTTTATAGGGCTGGTTACTCTTGTAATTCTGAATGCATCAAGCTTTATATCAGGAGCAGTATCTCTCTTTGAAGTAACTTCTACCTTGATTTATGGTGCTGTTATTGCTTTTGTGCTCAATGTTCCCATGAAAAAAATTGAACAGTACTTAGTTAAATTGAAGGTAAAGGCAGAGTTGCGTCGTCCGATTGCCATGGTACTTGTTTTCCTAGCTCTTATCTTAATCGTGATTGCTCTTTTGGTTTTGGTGCTGCCAACCCTAGCCCAGACTATTAGTCAGCTGGGAACAGTCCTTTCAACAGTCCTTACTCAACTTGGGAAATTGCTAGGCAGCTCGGAATTTGTAACCAAAGACATGTTGTCAACTATCGTATCAGGAATTCAGGGACAGTCTAGCTCTATTAGCCAAGCTTTGATAGGTTTTTTATCAGGTCTGACTAGTAATATCGGCAATATTTTTTCAAGTTTGATGAATGCCTTTTTGATTATAGTCTTCACCTTTTTATTTTTATCCAGTAAGGAACATTTGGCAGCGATGACGAGTCGACTTCTAAAAGTTTTTCTTCCAGAGAAGGTGGTGATAAAGTTGACTTACATTGGACAAGTAGCAATAGAGACTTATGACCAATTTTTGATGAGTCAGCTGATTGAAGCAGTTATCATAGGAGTTATGATAGCGGTTGGTTACAGCGTGTTTGGGATACCCTATGGAGTAATGACAGGTATCTTTGCAGGAGTGCTATCGTTCATTCCTTATGTAGGGCCTATGATTGCTTGTGTTGTGGGAGCGATTTTTATCTTCACAGTGAGTCCTACTCAAGCCTTACTTTCTCTTCTTCTATATCAAGTTATACAGCTGATTGAAGGAAACCTTATTTATCCTAGAGTTGTAGGTCAGTCTATTGGTTTGCCAGCCCTTTTCACGCTTGCGGCTGCTAGTATTGGAGGCAATCTCTTTGGCTTACTTGGGATGATATTCTTTACACCCATATTTGCTGTTATCTATCGATTGGTTAAAGAATTTGTCGTTGCAAAGGAAAATCAGGTAGATTGA
- a CDS encoding LysR family transcriptional regulator → MRIQQLHYIIKIVETGSMNEAAKQLFITQPSLSNAVRDLENEMGIEIFIRNPKGITLTRDGMEFLSYARQVVEQTQLLEERYKNPIAHRELFSVSSQHYAFVVNAFVSLLKKSDMEKYELFLRETRTWEIIDDVKNFRSEVGVLFLNSYNRDVLSKMLDDNHLVAHHLFTAQPHIFVSKSNPLAKRDKVQLADLEDFPYLSYDQGTHNSFYFSEEILSQEHHKKSIVVSDRATLFNLLIGLDGYTIATGILNSNLNGDNIVSIPLDIDDPIELVYIQHEKTSLSKMGERFIEYLLEEVRFDS, encoded by the coding sequence ATGAGAATTCAACAATTACACTATATTATCAAAATCGTTGAGACTGGTTCGATGAATGAGGCTGCCAAGCAACTCTTTATCACTCAACCTAGTCTATCAAATGCAGTTCGTGACCTAGAAAATGAGATGGGAATTGAGATTTTTATCCGCAATCCCAAAGGAATTACCCTCACACGTGATGGGATGGAGTTTTTATCTTATGCCCGTCAAGTTGTCGAACAAACTCAACTTCTAGAAGAACGCTATAAGAACCCAATCGCTCATCGCGAGCTTTTTAGTGTGTCTTCACAACACTATGCTTTTGTGGTCAATGCCTTTGTTTCCTTGCTTAAGAAAAGCGATATGGAAAAGTATGAGCTTTTTTTGCGTGAAACCAGAACCTGGGAAATCATCGACGACGTCAAGAACTTCCGCAGTGAAGTCGGTGTCCTCTTTTTAAATAGCTATAACCGAGATGTTCTTTCGAAGATGTTGGATGACAACCATCTAGTTGCTCATCATCTCTTTACAGCCCAGCCCCATATCTTTGTCAGCAAGTCCAACCCTCTTGCCAAAAGAGACAAGGTGCAGTTGGCAGATCTAGAAGACTTCCCATATTTGAGCTATGACCAAGGGACCCATAATTCCTTCTACTTCTCAGAAGAAATCTTGTCACAGGAACACCACAAGAAATCCATCGTTGTTAGTGACCGTGCGACCTTGTTCAATCTCTTGATTGGTTTGGACGGTTATACCATCGCGACTGGTATCCTCAATAGTAATCTTAATGGGGACAATATCGTTTCGATTCCACTTGATATTGATGATCCGATTGAGCTGGTTTATATCCAGCATGAAAAGACAAGCTTGTCCAAGATGGGTGAACGTTTCATCGAGTACCTACTTGAAGAAGTTCGCTTTGACAGCTAA
- a CDS encoding PolC-type DNA polymerase III — MSTTFEILMNQLGIPAEIRNHEAFSQAEIEQVIVHKQSNIWEFRFVFENILPFELFLALKKGLKEEFSKTGNQATFEIKTKDQDFSRELLQAYYREAFSAGPCSSQGFRTMYQDFQVRFKNDQLIIEASEAADTEHFRKNHLPNLSKQLELFGFPKFTCVLEKNEDLTKEEQEAFHSENQMIVQAANEETLRAMEQLEQMAPPPPVEDKPVFDFQAKKAAAKPKLDKEEITPMIEVNTEENRLVFEGVVFDVEQKVTRTGRVLINFKMTDYTSSFSMQKWVKNEEEAQKFDMIKKNSWLRVRGNVEMNNFTRDLTMNVQDVQEVVHYERKDLMPEGERRVEFHAHTNMSTMDALPEVEEIVGTAAKWGHKAVAITDHGNVQSFPHGYKAAKKAGIQLIYGMEANIVEDRVPIVYNEVEMDLSEATYVVFDVETTGLSAIYNDLIQVAASKMYKGNIIAEFDEFINPGHPLSAFTTELTGITDDHVKNAKPLVQVLKEFQEFCKDTVLVAHNATFDVGFMNANYERHGLPKITQPVIDTLEFARNLYPEYKRHGLGPLTKRFGVALEHHHMANYDAEATGRLLFIFIKEVAEKHGVTDLARLNLDLISTDSYKKARVKHATIYVKNQVGLKNIFKLVSLSNTQYFEGVPRIPRTVLDAHREGLILGSACTEGEVFDAVVSQGVDAAVEVAKYYDFIEVMPPAIYAPLIAKEQVKDMEELHTIIKSLIEVGDRLGKPVLATGNVHYLEPEDEIYREIIVRSLGQGAMINRTIGHGEAAQPAPLPKAHFRTTNEMLDEFAFLGEDLARKIVIENTNALAEIFEPVEVVKGDLYTPFIDKAEETVAELTYKKAFEIYGNPLPDIVDLRIEKELTSILGNGFAVIYLASQMLVHRSNERGYLVGSRGSVGSSFVATMIGITEVNPLSPHYVCGQCQYSEFITDGSYGSGFDMPDKDCPNCGHKLSKNGQDIPFETFLGFDGDKVPDIDLNFSGEDQPSAHLDVRDIFGEEYAFRAGTVGTVAAKTAYGFVKGYERDYGKFYREAEVERLAQGAAGVKRTTGQHPGGIVVIPNYMDVYDFTPVQYPADDVTAEWQTTHFNFHDIDENVLKLDVLGHDDPTMIRKLQDLSGIDPNDIPMDDPGVMALFSGTDILGVTPEQIGTSTGMLGIPEFGTNFVRGMVDETHPTTFAELLQLSGLSHGTDVWLGNAQDLIKAGIADLSTVIGCRDDIMVYLMHAGLDPKMAFTIMERVRKGMWLKISEEERNGYIEAMKANNVPEWYIESCGKIKYMFPKAHAAAYVMMALRVAYFKVHHPIYYYCAYFSIRAKAFDIKTMGAGLEAIKRKMQEIAEKRKNNEASNVEIDLYTTLEIVNEMWERGFKFGKLDLYRSDATEFIIDGDTLIPPFVAMDGLGENVAKQLVRARQEGEFLSKTELRKRGGLSSTLVEKMDEMGILGNMPEDNQLSLFDDLF; from the coding sequence ATGTCAACCACTTTTGAAATTTTAATGAATCAGTTGGGAATTCCCGCTGAGATAAGAAATCATGAGGCCTTCTCCCAGGCTGAAATTGAACAAGTTATTGTACACAAACAAAGTAACATTTGGGAGTTTCGTTTTGTATTTGAGAATATCCTGCCCTTTGAACTCTTTTTAGCATTGAAGAAGGGATTGAAAGAAGAATTTTCAAAAACGGGAAATCAAGCGACTTTCGAGATTAAAACGAAAGATCAAGATTTTTCAAGAGAGCTTTTACAGGCCTACTATCGGGAGGCTTTTTCAGCTGGCCCTTGTTCTAGTCAAGGCTTTCGAACCATGTATCAGGATTTTCAGGTTCGATTTAAAAATGATCAGTTGATTATTGAGGCCTCTGAAGCAGCAGATACAGAGCATTTCAGAAAAAACCACCTACCAAATCTCAGTAAACAGCTGGAACTTTTTGGCTTTCCTAAATTCACTTGTGTTTTAGAGAAAAATGAAGATTTGACCAAGGAAGAGCAAGAAGCTTTCCATTCGGAAAATCAAATGATTGTTCAGGCTGCCAATGAAGAGACTCTTCGTGCTATGGAGCAGTTAGAACAGATGGCACCGCCTCCTCCAGTTGAGGATAAACCTGTCTTTGATTTTCAGGCTAAGAAGGCAGCTGCTAAGCCAAAACTAGACAAGGAAGAAATTACTCCTATGATCGAGGTCAATACCGAAGAAAATCGTCTGGTTTTTGAGGGTGTTGTCTTTGATGTTGAGCAGAAGGTGACTAGAACAGGTCGTGTCTTGATTAACTTCAAGATGACCGACTATACTTCTAGTTTCTCTATGCAAAAATGGGTCAAAAACGAAGAAGAAGCTCAGAAGTTTGACATGATTAAGAAAAATTCATGGCTCCGTGTCCGTGGGAATGTTGAGATGAATAATTTCACACGAGATTTGACCATGAATGTGCAAGATGTTCAGGAAGTCGTTCACTATGAGCGTAAGGACTTAATGCCAGAAGGTGAGCGTCGTGTTGAATTTCATGCCCATACCAATATGTCGACGATGGATGCTCTTCCTGAGGTCGAAGAAATCGTTGGAACAGCAGCCAAATGGGGACACAAAGCCGTAGCAATCACGGACCATGGAAATGTTCAGTCCTTCCCTCATGGTTATAAGGCAGCAAAGAAAGCTGGTATTCAGCTCATTTATGGGATGGAAGCCAATATCGTTGAAGACCGTGTTCCTATCGTCTATAACGAAGTTGAGATGGATCTTTCTGAAGCTACCTATGTAGTCTTTGACGTGGAAACGACTGGTCTATCTGCTATCTATAATGATTTAATTCAGGTGGCAGCTTCCAAGATGTATAAGGGGAATATCATTGCTGAGTTTGATGAATTTATCAATCCTGGGCACCCCTTATCAGCCTTTACGACAGAATTGACGGGAATTACGGATGACCATGTAAAAAATGCCAAACCATTGGTTCAAGTTCTGAAAGAATTCCAAGAATTCTGTAAAGATACCGTTCTTGTAGCCCACAATGCGACCTTTGACGTTGGCTTTATGAATGCTAATTATGAACGTCATGGTCTTCCAAAAATCACTCAGCCTGTCATCGATACGCTAGAGTTCGCAAGAAATCTCTATCCTGAATACAAGCGCCACGGTCTAGGACCTTTGACCAAGCGTTTTGGAGTTGCCCTAGAACACCACCACATGGCCAACTATGATGCGGAAGCAACTGGCCGTCTGCTTTTTATCTTTATCAAGGAAGTGGCAGAAAAACATGGTGTGACAGATTTGGCACGATTAAACCTTGATTTAATCAGTACGGACTCTTATAAAAAAGCTCGCGTCAAGCATGCGACTATCTATGTAAAAAATCAAGTAGGCTTGAAAAACATCTTTAAGCTGGTTTCTCTCTCAAATACCCAGTATTTTGAAGGAGTTCCAAGGATTCCACGTACAGTACTAGATGCCCATCGAGAAGGTTTAATCTTGGGATCGGCTTGTACGGAAGGAGAAGTCTTTGATGCAGTCGTATCACAGGGTGTAGATGCGGCGGTCGAAGTTGCTAAATACTATGACTTTATTGAGGTGATGCCTCCAGCTATCTATGCACCTCTGATTGCCAAAGAGCAGGTCAAGGACATGGAGGAGCTCCACACCATTATCAAGAGTTTGATAGAGGTTGGAGATCGTCTCGGCAAGCCGGTTCTTGCGACAGGAAATGTCCACTATCTCGAACCTGAGGATGAGATTTATCGTGAGATTATCGTACGAAGTCTAGGTCAGGGTGCCATGATTAACCGAACGATCGGCCATGGAGAAGCTGCCCAACCAGCTCCGCTACCCAAGGCGCATTTTAGAACAACCAATGAAATGTTGGATGAGTTTGCCTTTCTAGGAGAAGATTTGGCTCGTAAGATTGTCATTGAAAACACCAATGCCTTGGCAGAAATCTTTGAACCTGTGGAAGTTGTAAAGGGTGATTTGTACACACCTTTCATTGACAAAGCCGAAGAAACAGTTGCCGAGTTAACCTACAAAAAAGCCTTCGAAATCTATGGGAACCCACTCCCAGATATCGTTGATTTACGGATTGAAAAGGAATTGACTTCTATCTTGGGGAATGGATTTGCCGTTATTTATCTGGCTTCACAGATGCTAGTGCACCGTTCCAACGAACGAGGATATTTGGTTGGTTCACGTGGGTCTGTCGGTTCTAGTTTCGTTGCGACCATGATTGGGATTACCGAGGTTAATCCGCTATCTCCTCACTATGTCTGTGGTCAGTGTCAGTACAGTGAGTTTATCACAGATGGTTCTTACGGTTCAGGCTTTGATATGCCAGATAAAGACTGTCCTAACTGTGGCCACAAGCTCAGTAAGAATGGACAGGACATTCCTTTTGAGACCTTCCTTGGTTTTGACGGGGATAAGGTTCCCGATATCGATTTGAACTTCTCAGGGGAGGACCAGCCAAGTGCTCACTTGGATGTTCGTGATATCTTTGGGGAAGAATATGCCTTCCGTGCAGGAACGGTTGGTACGGTGGCTGCTAAAACAGCCTATGGATTTGTCAAGGGTTACGAGCGTGACTATGGCAAGTTCTACCGTGAAGCCGAAGTAGAGCGCCTAGCTCAAGGAGCCGCAGGTGTTAAACGTACGACCGGTCAGCACCCAGGAGGAATCGTTGTTATCCCTAACTATATGGATGTCTATGACTTTACTCCGGTACAGTATCCTGCAGATGATGTAACTGCTGAATGGCAGACTACTCACTTTAACTTCCACGATATCGATGAGAACGTCCTCAAGCTTGATGTCCTTGGTCATGATGATCCGACCATGATTCGGAAACTTCAGGACTTATCAGGCATTGATCCAAATGATATCCCTATGGACGACCCTGGTGTCATGGCCCTCTTCTCGGGTACAGATATCCTGGGAGTGACACCTGAACAAATCGGTACTTCAACCGGTATGCTTGGAATTCCAGAGTTTGGGACCAACTTTGTTCGCGGAATGGTGGATGAAACCCATCCGACGACCTTTGCGGAGTTGCTACAGCTTTCTGGATTGTCTCACGGTACCGATGTATGGTTGGGGAATGCCCAAGACTTGATCAAGGCTGGAATTGCGGACCTGTCAACCGTTATCGGATGTCGGGATGATATCATGGTTTACCTCATGCACGCTGGTCTAGATCCAAAGATGGCCTTTACCATCATGGAGCGTGTACGTAAGGGAATGTGGCTCAAAATCTCTGAAGAAGAGCGTAACGGTTATATCGAAGCCATGAAGGCTAATAATGTCCCTGAGTGGTATATCGAATCTTGTGGGAAAATCAAGTACATGTTCCCTAAAGCCCACGCGGCTGCCTACGTTATGATGGCCCTTCGTGTGGCCTACTTCAAGGTTCACCATCCGATTTATTATTATTGTGCTTACTTCTCCATCCGTGCCAAGGCTTTTGATATCAAGACCATGGGTGCAGGCTTGGAAGCTATCAAACGTAAGATGCAAGAAATTGCTGAAAAGCGCAAGAACAATGAAGCTTCTAACGTAGAAATTGACCTTTACACAACACTTGAAATCGTCAATGAGATGTGGGAACGTGGTTTTAAATTTGGCAAGTTAGACCTCTATCGCAGTGATGCGACTGAATTCATCATAGACGGAGACACCCTCATCCCACCGTTTGTCGCTATGGATGGTCTAGGAGAGAACGTTGCCAAGCAACTGGTTCGTGCTCGTCAAGAGGGAGAATTCCTCTCTAAAACAGAACTCCGCAAGCGTGGTGGGCTCTCATCAACCTTGGTTGAAAAGATGGATGAAATGGGCATTCTTGGCAATATGCCAGAGGATAACCAGCTGAGTTTGTTTGATGATTTGTTTTAA